The following coding sequences are from one Prionailurus viverrinus isolate Anna chromosome D2, UM_Priviv_1.0, whole genome shotgun sequence window:
- the LOC125147626 gene encoding translation initiation factor IF-2-like: MHLPGPAPLSPPPVGENYRCPTWLPPRAPSRGPAAPPGPSRARGPSRQPRRARPAVRSRRPRPGESEPELSPRPGPPPAASGGEPVTCPRSGGGDARPPAVPPSGTDPVRSRVDAAAERRCGLCSALSEPHLNSAARPARFSGKPESPGAPGRAHLAHASPGLPADGPARGDPASASGRGAWRAREGPLFWDSGTGSQSQGGAEHRAYAVLRGSSALALVHLARPGSQAAGENLPFVCRRE; this comes from the exons ATGCACCTCCCTGGGCCCGCGCCGCTCTCGCCGCCTCCCGTCGGCGAGAACTACAGGTGCCCCACGTGGCTCCCACCCAGGGCGCCCTCCCGCGGGCCTGCAGCGCCCCCTGGCCCGAGCCGAGCCCGCGGGCCCTCTCGGCAGCCTCGGCGCGCGCGTCCCGCCGTGCGCTCCCGCCGCCCTCGTCCCGGTGAGTCAGAGCCGGAGCTGTCTCCGCGCCCCGGGCCCCCGCCAGCGGCCTCGGGAGGGGAGCCGGTTACTTGTCCGCGCTCCGGGGGTGGGGACGCTCGGCCCCCAGCCGTCCCTCCCAGCGGCACGGATCCCGTGCGGTCCCGCGTGGACGCGGCGGCCGAGCGGCGTTGCGGGCTTTGTTCGGCTTTGTCTGAGCCGCACCTGAACTCGGCCGCGAGGCCCGCGCGCTTCTCGGGGAAGCCGGAGTCACCTGGCGCACCTGGACGAGCGCACCTGGCGCACGCTTCCCCCGGGCTCCCTGCAGACGGCCCGGCCCGGGGAGACCCAGCCAGCGCATCGGGACGGGGAGCGTGGCGGGCCCGGGAGGGGCCTCTCTTTTGGGACTCCGGCACGGGGTCGCAGAGCCAAGGGGGCGCGGAGCACAG GGCCTACGCGGTGTTAAG GGGCAGCTCTGCCCTGGCCCTGGTCCACTTGGCCCGGCCTGGCTCCCAGGCGGCAGGCGAGAACTTGCCCTTCGTCTGTCGTCGGGAGTGA